One genomic segment of Triplophysa rosa linkage group LG22, Trosa_1v2, whole genome shotgun sequence includes these proteins:
- the LOC130546083 gene encoding uncharacterized protein LOC130546083, which yields METIFREMETSNKNVDDVNTAGLLELVLKYFREREDQMFHKVDQTTLPDEVDCAGLPITPCIIVCGRSPLTAEYFMLSVDQVIVNSHITIFSDAVKLMFASYYCLNISYPADQGATLEFVQRCLFKINPEKGSKIEKNTSRNQKAVSPKVLSLFSKIADYEWME from the exons ATGGAGACCATCTTCAGGGAAATGGAAACATCAAATAAGAATGTGGATGATGTCAACACTGCGGGGCTTCTTGAGCTAGTTCTCAAGtacttcagagagagagaggatcagATGTTCCATAAAGTTGATCAGACAACCTTGCCTGATGAAGTGGACTGTGCTGGACTTCCAATTACACCCTGCATAATTGTGTGTG GACGTTCTCCTTTGACTGCAGAGTACTTTATGTTATCTGTGGACCAGGTCATAGTTAACAGCCACATCACCATCTTCAGTGATGCTGTCAAGTTGATGTTTGCCTCATACTATTGCTTGAACATTTCCTATCCAGCTGACCAAGGAGCAACACTGGAATTTGTGCAGAG atGCCTTTTCAAGATAAACCCAGAGAAGGGATCTAAAATCGAAAAGAACACATCCAGAAATCAAAAGGCAGTCAGTCCAAAGGTTCTTTCACTGTTTAGCAAAATTGCAGACTATGAATGGATGGAGTAA